The following proteins come from a genomic window of Acinetobacter baumannii:
- a CDS encoding FadR/GntR family transcriptional regulator, which produces MSKADYKNPIPSKSQHALIVQQLGLKIVSGEISENEKLPSEVDLCEEYKVSRPVFREAIRVLNAKGLTYSRPKIGTVVRPKDEWHLLDPDVLFWLIQTTPEHEFFKTLSTVRRVLEPELAYIAASTANEEDIERIKQAYEGMEKATTVEEFIEPDIQFHLAIAKATHNDLLAYMSKMLVLPLQQSIQVTSLRPNLQGHSLPRHKAILTAIENKDPLSARHASLVQLDDTKMAYDLIKK; this is translated from the coding sequence ATGAGTAAAGCTGACTATAAAAATCCTATTCCAAGCAAAAGCCAACATGCGTTAATTGTTCAACAATTGGGATTAAAAATTGTTTCTGGAGAAATTTCAGAAAATGAAAAGCTCCCAAGTGAAGTAGATTTATGTGAGGAATATAAAGTCAGCCGCCCGGTCTTTCGCGAAGCAATCCGTGTTTTAAACGCTAAAGGCTTAACTTACTCAAGACCCAAAATCGGAACGGTGGTTAGACCTAAAGACGAATGGCATTTACTCGACCCAGATGTACTGTTTTGGCTAATTCAAACGACGCCTGAACATGAGTTTTTTAAAACACTTTCTACTGTACGACGAGTTTTAGAACCGGAGTTAGCTTATATTGCGGCAAGTACAGCAAATGAAGAGGATATTGAGCGTATTAAGCAAGCCTATGAAGGCATGGAAAAGGCAACAACAGTTGAAGAGTTTATAGAACCCGATATTCAGTTTCACTTAGCAATTGCCAAAGCAACGCATAATGACTTGCTGGCTTATATGTCAAAAATGCTGGTTTTACCTTTGCAGCAATCGATTCAAGTCACCAGTCTACGCCCAAATTTACAAGGTCATTCATTACCAAGACATAAAGCGATTTTAACAGCAATTGAAAATAAAGATCCGCTCTCTGCTCGCCATGCTTCACTGGTTCAGCTAGACGATACTAAAATGGCTTATGATTTAATTAAAAAATAA
- the araD1 gene encoding AraD1 family protein gives MQIIQFENRVNQRAVAKVEGNMAYPVKNIQSVRDLALLAIRNKVSLEQQVEALGFEAETYDYSSLLADLKVLPPLDHPDPTHCLVSGTGLTHLGSASARDKMHQQNLSDDSSVTDTMRIFQWGLQKGRPPEGQIGAQPEWFYKGDGSIVVRPGAELPLPPFAEDGGEEPEIAGLYVIGEDLKPYRIGFALGNEYSDHVMERRNYLYLAHSKLRFCSFGPALRTGELPKHLVGTSRLRRNGQIIWEKEFLSGEDNMCHSLANLEYHHFKYQQFLKAGDVHIHYFGTATLSFADGIQAQVNDEFEIEMKEFGHPLKNKLAHTQPELPIGSVITL, from the coding sequence ATGCAAATTATTCAATTTGAAAATCGTGTAAATCAACGTGCTGTTGCCAAAGTAGAAGGCAACATGGCATATCCGGTTAAAAATATTCAATCGGTTCGTGATTTAGCACTTTTGGCAATCCGCAATAAAGTTTCGTTGGAGCAACAAGTTGAGGCGCTAGGGTTTGAAGCGGAGACTTATGATTATTCATCTTTATTAGCAGATTTAAAGGTACTGCCGCCTTTAGACCATCCAGATCCAACGCACTGTTTAGTTTCCGGTACAGGTTTAACTCATTTAGGTTCTGCATCTGCACGCGACAAAATGCATCAGCAAAATTTAAGCGATGACAGCTCAGTGACCGACACCATGCGAATATTTCAGTGGGGACTACAAAAGGGTCGTCCACCAGAAGGCCAGATCGGGGCACAGCCAGAATGGTTTTATAAAGGCGATGGTTCAATTGTGGTGAGACCGGGAGCAGAGTTGCCTTTACCTCCATTTGCCGAAGACGGCGGCGAAGAACCTGAAATCGCAGGACTCTATGTTATTGGAGAAGACCTAAAGCCTTACCGAATCGGGTTTGCGCTGGGCAATGAATATTCTGATCACGTGATGGAGCGCCGTAACTATTTATATCTGGCCCATTCAAAATTGCGTTTTTGCAGTTTTGGTCCAGCTTTACGGACAGGCGAGTTACCAAAACATTTAGTGGGAACCAGCCGCTTGCGCCGTAATGGACAAATCATTTGGGAAAAAGAGTTTTTGTCGGGTGAAGACAATATGTGTCATAGCTTGGCAAATCTGGAATATCACCACTTTAAGTATCAACAATTTTTAAAAGCAGGGGATGTTCATATCCATTATTTCGGTACAGCGACTCTATCTTTTGCCGATGGTATTCAAGCGCAAGTTAATGATGAGTTTGAAATAGAAATGAAAGAGTTCGGACATCCACTCAAAAACAAACTTGCTCATACACAACCAGAGCTACCGATTGGTTCAGTTATTACTCTCTAA
- the abaQ gene encoding multidrug efflux MFS transporter AbaQ, protein MDFEKDVIRTVTFKLIPALVILYLVAYIDRAAVGFAHLHMGADVGIGDAAYGLGAGLFFIGYFLFEVPSNLLLDKFGARKWFTRILLTWGLITMAMALIQGPKSFYLLRFLLGVAEAGFFPGVLYLITQWYPVRHRGKIMGMFVLSQPIAMMIAGPLAGLLLGMDGIANLHGWQWLFVAVGLPAVLLALPTFLWLPDNIEKVKWLSIEQKQWLKNELVKDEAEYDQTRHANPLHALKDKRVLLLALYYLPVTLSIYGLNLWLPTIIKQFGGGSDIQIGFLSSIPYIFGIIGLLIIPRSTDRLNDRYGHLSFLYALGACAMFLSGWLNSPAMQLAALAVVAFCLFSSTAVFWTLPGRFLTGASAAAGIALINSVGNLGGYVGPFGIGLLKEYTGNMAAGLYFLSIVMLFGLILTYIVYAKLERQKTQTVNIQKPL, encoded by the coding sequence ATGGATTTCGAAAAGGATGTAATACGGACGGTCACGTTTAAGCTGATACCTGCATTAGTCATACTATATCTGGTGGCATACATTGATCGGGCCGCTGTCGGGTTCGCTCATTTGCATATGGGGGCCGATGTAGGAATTGGTGATGCTGCCTATGGTCTAGGAGCTGGCTTATTTTTTATTGGATATTTTCTTTTTGAAGTTCCAAGTAATTTGCTTTTAGACAAATTTGGTGCTCGTAAATGGTTTACCCGCATTTTATTAACATGGGGCCTCATCACCATGGCCATGGCGCTTATTCAAGGCCCTAAAAGTTTTTATCTCTTACGGTTTTTACTCGGTGTAGCAGAGGCGGGTTTTTTCCCTGGTGTTTTATACCTAATTACGCAGTGGTATCCGGTGCGGCATCGCGGAAAAATCATGGGAATGTTTGTGCTTTCACAACCGATTGCCATGATGATTGCAGGGCCTTTAGCTGGTCTATTACTTGGAATGGATGGCATTGCAAATTTACACGGCTGGCAATGGTTGTTTGTTGCAGTTGGCTTGCCCGCAGTTTTATTGGCTTTACCTACATTTTTGTGGCTGCCCGATAACATTGAAAAAGTGAAATGGTTAAGCATTGAACAAAAACAATGGCTTAAAAATGAACTCGTTAAAGATGAAGCCGAATATGACCAAACCCGACATGCCAATCCACTACATGCTTTAAAAGACAAACGCGTACTTTTATTAGCACTTTACTACTTACCGGTAACTTTAAGTATTTATGGTTTAAATCTCTGGCTTCCTACCATTATTAAGCAATTTGGCGGAGGTAGTGATATTCAAATTGGGTTCTTATCTAGCATTCCCTATATTTTTGGAATTATTGGATTATTAATCATTCCACGTAGTACTGACCGTTTAAATGACCGCTATGGACATTTAAGTTTTCTCTACGCCCTAGGCGCTTGCGCAATGTTTTTGAGTGGTTGGCTAAATTCTCCAGCCATGCAATTAGCTGCTTTGGCCGTGGTTGCGTTCTGCCTATTTTCATCAACTGCTGTGTTTTGGACATTACCGGGCCGTTTCTTAACAGGCGCAAGTGCAGCGGCTGGCATTGCTTTAATTAATTCTGTCGGAAATTTAGGTGGCTATGTCGGGCCATTTGGCATCGGACTTTTAAAAGAATACACAGGAAATATGGCTGCTGGTTTGTATTTCTTATCTATCGTTATGCTTTTTGGCCTGATTTTGACTTACATCGTCTATGCCAAGCTCGAACGTCAAAAAACACAAACAGTGAATATTCAAAAGCCTTTGTAA
- a CDS encoding LysR family transcriptional regulator has translation MELRHLRYFVTVVEEQSLTKAAEKLFIAQPPLTRQIKKLEEELGIDLFEKGSRPLKVTEAGLFFYQHAVQILTHTAQAASMAKKMKLVENVVKVGYVSSLLYGRLPQVIYLFRQKNPDIHVELIECGTRDQVEALKLGKIDLGFGRLPISDPAIKRLLLRKEKLKLAIHKKHPLSDFQESGIYLSQIINETIFSYPTTPKPNFSTTIQALFTKLGLVPAKLTEVREIHMALGLVASGEGICIIPESACDIGMKNLTYLNILDLEAYSPISLSMRNMDQSSYIPKILDCIEEIYSEEEVSRNLNL, from the coding sequence ATGGAATTAAGACATCTACGTTATTTTGTTACCGTTGTTGAAGAACAGAGTCTGACGAAAGCTGCAGAAAAGCTTTTTATTGCTCAGCCACCTTTAACACGCCAAATCAAAAAACTAGAAGAAGAATTAGGGATCGATTTATTCGAAAAAGGCTCTCGTCCATTAAAAGTAACGGAAGCAGGGCTATTTTTTTACCAGCATGCGGTACAAATTTTGACGCATACCGCTCAAGCTGCTTCGATGGCTAAAAAAATGAAGCTGGTCGAGAATGTTGTTAAAGTTGGTTATGTGAGTTCGCTTCTTTATGGGCGATTACCGCAGGTCATTTATCTATTTAGGCAAAAAAATCCTGACATTCATGTCGAGCTTATTGAATGTGGTACACGAGATCAGGTGGAAGCATTAAAACTCGGTAAAATTGATTTAGGTTTTGGTCGATTACCAATTAGTGATCCAGCCATTAAGCGACTTTTACTCAGAAAAGAAAAATTAAAACTCGCAATCCATAAAAAACACCCATTAAGTGATTTCCAAGAGTCAGGAATTTATTTATCTCAAATTATCAATGAGACAATTTTCTCTTACCCAACTACACCTAAACCAAATTTTTCGACCACTATTCAAGCTTTATTTACCAAATTAGGTCTTGTTCCAGCCAAGCTGACTGAAGTACGAGAAATTCATATGGCACTTGGCTTAGTGGCATCCGGAGAGGGTATTTGTATTATTCCGGAAAGCGCCTGCGACATTGGAATGAAGAATCTAACTTATTTAAATATCTTAGACTTAGAAGCCTATAGTCCCATCTCTCTATCCATGCGCAACATGGACCAAAGTTCCTATATTCCTAAAATCTTAGATTGTATTGAAGAGATCTATAGCGAAGAAGAAGTATCCAGAAATTTGAATTTATAA
- a CDS encoding IlvD/Edd family dehydratase translates to MNNEQVLRSAAWFGTTDKNGFMYRSWMKNQGIPDHEFQGKPIIGICNTWSELTPCNAHFRKIAEHVKKGILEAGGYPVEFPVFSNGESNLRPTAMFTRNLASMDVEEAIRGNPIDGVVLLTGCDKTTPALLMGAASCDIPAIVVTGGPMLNGKHKGKDIGAGTIVWQMHEELKAGKIDLNEFLSAESGMSRSAGTCNTMGTASTMACMAEALGTSLPHNAAIPAVDSRRYVLAHLSGMRIVDMVHEDLRLSKILTKEAFENAIKVNAAIGGSTNAVIHLKAIAGRIGVDLQLDDWNRVGRGMPTIVDLQPSGRFLMEEFYYSGGLPAVIRRMGEANLLPHPQALTVNGQTIWENCQQSPIYNDEVIRKIDNPIRQDGGMCILRGNLAPKGAVLKPSAATPELMKHRGRAVVFENFDDYKARINDPDLDVDETCILVMKNAGPKGYPGMAEVGNMGLPPKILAKGITDMVRISDARMSGTAYGTVVLHVAPEAMAGGPLAVVQNGDFIELDAYAGKLHLEVSDEELKQRLENLAPPAPPSFIGGYRKLYVEHVLQADEGCDFDFLVGCRGSEVPRHSH, encoded by the coding sequence ATGAATAATGAACAAGTTCTTCGTTCGGCTGCCTGGTTTGGTACAACGGATAAAAATGGCTTTATGTATCGTAGCTGGATGAAGAACCAAGGAATTCCAGATCATGAGTTTCAAGGCAAGCCTATCATTGGGATTTGTAATACGTGGTCTGAACTCACCCCATGTAATGCGCATTTTCGAAAAATTGCCGAACACGTAAAAAAAGGGATTTTAGAAGCGGGCGGCTACCCTGTTGAGTTTCCTGTATTTTCAAATGGTGAGTCGAATTTACGTCCTACCGCCATGTTTACCCGTAACTTAGCCAGTATGGATGTCGAAGAAGCGATTCGTGGTAACCCTATTGACGGTGTGGTGTTACTGACAGGTTGTGATAAAACCACCCCTGCATTATTAATGGGAGCTGCAAGCTGTGATATTCCAGCCATTGTAGTGACTGGTGGACCAATGCTGAATGGTAAACACAAAGGTAAAGACATTGGTGCAGGTACCATCGTTTGGCAAATGCATGAAGAGTTAAAAGCAGGCAAAATTGATTTAAATGAATTTCTATCTGCCGAGTCTGGTATGTCACGCTCGGCTGGTACATGTAACACCATGGGCACTGCTTCTACAATGGCCTGTATGGCTGAAGCCCTAGGCACTTCCTTACCCCACAATGCGGCCATTCCAGCGGTAGATTCTCGACGTTATGTGTTGGCTCATCTTTCTGGTATGCGTATTGTTGATATGGTTCATGAAGATTTACGCCTTTCTAAAATTTTAACCAAAGAAGCTTTCGAAAATGCCATTAAAGTCAATGCAGCTATTGGTGGTTCAACCAATGCCGTGATTCACCTAAAAGCAATTGCCGGACGTATTGGGGTTGATTTACAACTTGATGACTGGAACCGTGTTGGCCGCGGCATGCCAACCATTGTCGACTTACAGCCTTCGGGTCGTTTTTTAATGGAAGAGTTCTATTATAGCGGCGGCTTGCCAGCCGTGATTCGTCGCATGGGTGAAGCCAATCTCTTACCACATCCTCAAGCTTTAACCGTAAACGGTCAAACCATTTGGGAAAACTGCCAACAATCACCTATTTATAACGATGAAGTGATTCGAAAAATAGATAACCCAATTCGACAAGATGGCGGTATGTGTATTTTGCGCGGAAATTTAGCGCCTAAAGGTGCGGTGCTTAAACCATCTGCTGCCACACCGGAGTTGATGAAACACCGTGGTCGTGCAGTCGTATTTGAAAACTTCGATGATTATAAAGCCCGCATTAATGACCCAGATCTAGATGTCGATGAAACTTGTATTCTTGTGATGAAAAATGCTGGCCCTAAAGGCTATCCGGGCATGGCCGAGGTTGGAAATATGGGCCTACCACCAAAAATTTTAGCCAAAGGCATTACCGACATGGTTCGTATTTCCGACGCACGTATGAGTGGAACAGCGTATGGCACTGTCGTTTTACATGTTGCCCCTGAAGCTATGGCAGGTGGGCCTTTGGCCGTAGTTCAAAATGGTGACTTTATCGAACTTGATGCCTATGCTGGAAAACTTCACCTAGAAGTGAGTGATGAAGAACTTAAGCAACGTCTTGAAAATTTAGCACCACCAGCTCCACCAAGTTTTATTGGCGGTTACCGTAAGCTCTATGTAGAACATGTTTTACAAGCCGATGAGGGTTGTGATTTTGATTTCTTGGTCGGTTGCCGCGGCTCAGAAGTCCCACGTCATTCTCATTAA
- a CDS encoding TorF family putative porin, which yields MRKILGVASLIMSTGVVHAEQLNEQEQISPYSANVTFASQYISRGFQQTWGKPALQIGFDYANPNGLFVGTWASNVSSNYLRDASVEWDFYAGYLKTIDKFSIGMSVFYYYYPGAKSTAETGSTSYNYGEIVPQIGYGPLSLKYFITYTPDYAGYNSNTMGGPEGKRSRGTTYLDLNFTQPINESWTFGAHYGYERIKNFSEANFQDMKVELIKDLGDGWTTGLAYTKAWDKDGYYRNYSNGESDAPISNPIDSTFTVAVKKVF from the coding sequence ATGAGAAAAATTTTAGGTGTAGCTTCTCTCATTATGTCTACAGGTGTTGTACATGCTGAACAATTAAATGAACAAGAACAAATTTCTCCGTATAGTGCGAATGTGACTTTTGCAAGTCAATATATTTCGCGTGGTTTTCAACAAACTTGGGGTAAGCCTGCACTACAAATTGGTTTCGACTATGCAAATCCGAATGGGCTATTTGTGGGTACTTGGGCATCCAATGTAAGTTCTAACTATCTCCGTGATGCTTCAGTTGAATGGGACTTTTATGCAGGTTATTTAAAAACCATCGATAAATTCTCAATTGGAATGTCTGTTTTTTATTATTATTACCCAGGTGCAAAAAGTACGGCTGAAACGGGGAGTACAAGCTATAACTATGGCGAAATTGTGCCTCAAATTGGCTATGGTCCTTTAAGTCTCAAATATTTTATTACTTATACCCCAGATTACGCAGGTTATAACTCAAATACGATGGGTGGACCGGAAGGTAAACGTTCACGAGGAACAACCTATTTAGACCTCAACTTTACACAGCCGATCAATGAAAGTTGGACTTTTGGTGCCCACTATGGCTATGAAAGAATTAAAAACTTCTCAGAAGCTAATTTTCAGGATATGAAAGTCGAACTTATTAAAGATTTAGGTGATGGCTGGACTACAGGGTTAGCTTATACCAAAGCATGGGACAAAGACGGATACTATAGAAATTATAGTAATGGTGAATCAGATGCACCAATTTCAAATCCGATTGATTCGACCTTTACAGTAGCTGTAAAAAAGGTGTTCTAA
- a CDS encoding aldehyde dehydrogenase (NADP(+)): MVIGHNFIGGSRSAQGTTLLKSIHATTGEALPYEFHHATEQEINQACEAASQAFKTYRHTTPEQRAVFLENIADELDALGTDFLEIVSQETALPLARLQGERARTSGQMRLFAKVLRRGDFLGARIDTALPERQPLPRPDLRQIKIGVGPVAVFGASNFPLAFSTAGGDTASALAAGCSVVVKAHSGHMATADFVAQAIERAVEKSNMPKGVFNMIYGNGVGEPLVKHPLIQAVGFTGSLRGGRALCDMAAARPQPIPVFAEMSSINPMLMLPEALKNRGEKIAQDLADSVVLGCGQFCTNPGLILGIKSAEFSQLISNLTEIMGAKPAQTMLNAGTLKSYTAGLEHLTQHQGIKHLAGQTQQGNQAQPQLFKADVELLLAGDQLLQEEIFGPTTVIIEVEDKAQLIQALQSMNGQLTATLIADEADLTEFADVVPVLEEKAGRLLINGYPTGVEVCDAMVHGGPYPATSDARGTSVGTLAIDRYLRPVCYQNYPQSLLPEALKDSNPLQILRLVNGEMTRNAI; this comes from the coding sequence ATGGTCATTGGACACAACTTTATTGGCGGTTCACGCAGCGCACAAGGTACAACCTTATTAAAAAGTATTCATGCTACGACTGGTGAAGCTTTGCCTTATGAGTTTCATCATGCAACCGAGCAAGAGATTAATCAGGCTTGTGAAGCCGCCAGTCAAGCGTTTAAGACTTACCGCCATACCACACCTGAACAGCGTGCTGTTTTTTTAGAAAATATTGCCGATGAGCTCGATGCTTTGGGTACAGATTTTCTTGAAATCGTCTCACAAGAAACCGCTTTGCCACTTGCACGCTTACAAGGTGAACGTGCCCGGACCAGTGGGCAAATGCGTTTATTTGCCAAAGTGCTGCGCCGTGGTGATTTTTTAGGTGCCCGTATTGATACCGCTTTGCCTGAGCGCCAGCCTTTACCTCGCCCAGACTTGCGTCAGATTAAAATCGGTGTTGGCCCTGTGGCAGTCTTTGGGGCAAGTAACTTTCCTTTAGCATTCTCAACTGCGGGTGGAGACACTGCTTCGGCACTGGCGGCTGGATGTTCGGTGGTAGTAAAAGCCCATAGTGGGCATATGGCGACAGCAGATTTTGTAGCTCAGGCAATTGAGCGTGCCGTAGAAAAATCAAATATGCCAAAAGGTGTATTTAACATGATCTACGGTAATGGTGTGGGCGAGCCTTTAGTGAAGCATCCTTTAATTCAGGCTGTGGGTTTTACAGGTTCATTACGTGGTGGTCGTGCTTTATGTGATATGGCCGCAGCCCGTCCACAACCGATTCCTGTGTTTGCTGAAATGAGCAGTATTAACCCGATGTTGATGTTGCCAGAAGCCTTAAAAAACCGTGGTGAAAAAATTGCACAGGACTTGGCTGATTCAGTGGTTTTAGGCTGTGGTCAGTTCTGTACTAATCCGGGTTTGATTTTGGGAATTAAATCAGCTGAATTTAGTCAGCTCATTAGCAACCTGACTGAAATTATGGGGGCTAAGCCTGCGCAGACTATGCTCAATGCTGGCACCTTAAAAAGTTATACCGCTGGTCTTGAGCACTTAACCCAGCATCAAGGCATCAAGCATTTGGCAGGTCAAACTCAACAAGGTAATCAGGCTCAGCCACAACTGTTTAAAGCTGATGTTGAATTATTGCTGGCAGGTGACCAGCTTTTACAAGAAGAAATCTTTGGGCCAACCACAGTCATCATTGAAGTTGAAGATAAAGCCCAACTCATTCAGGCCTTACAAAGTATGAATGGGCAACTGACTGCGACTTTAATTGCCGATGAAGCTGACTTAACCGAGTTTGCAGATGTGGTTCCTGTATTAGAAGAAAAAGCCGGTAGATTACTTATAAATGGCTACCCAACAGGTGTTGAGGTCTGTGATGCGATGGTGCACGGCGGGCCATACCCGGCAACTTCAGATGCACGAGGTACTTCAGTTGGAACCTTGGCCATTGACCGTTACTTGCGCCCTGTGTGTTACCAGAACTATCCGCAAAGTTTATTGCCAGAGGCTTTAAAAGATAGCAACCCGTTGCAGATTTTAAGACTGGTTAATGGTGAGATGACTAGAAACGCGATCTAA